In Hydractinia symbiolongicarpus strain clone_291-10 chromosome 15, HSymV2.1, whole genome shotgun sequence, one DNA window encodes the following:
- the LOC130628950 gene encoding E3 ubiquitin-protein ligase TRIM71-like, with protein MAWFKTFRKQKHDAMNRSGLEYTKTDQEEEDHFMAKHTHQYTPDVKDRKGTIHRERAIMGYEDTVRAARKHHVDSSPVFVESVKGKIFMTDYTETIRIYNTNGKRLPSVHAESQHSMLSGMAINSTEKSLFVCDAHAKGQARVQIFNIADDITPVVYLGHGLFQAPHGITVTDDNRTLVTDVERKEVFIIQDDGYNALCFGGPGRRPGQFSFPHDVIYDAQHRRVVVSDTHNHRLQVFNDQGQFLEVIEFDADGSRLFNYPTGMKLDPVGNLLVCENGSDSLKILDKDYRPFRTLSMSSMGLKNPTSVAVLPYERLCVSSREQSCIVIF; from the coding sequence ATGGCGTGGTTTAAAACATTTCGCAAGCAAAAACACGATGCCATGAATCGGTCAGGATTGGAGTATACTAAAACAgatcaagaagaagaagatcaTTTCATGGCGAAACATACACATCAATATACTCCAGACGTAAAAGACCGCAAAGGCACGATACATCGCGAAAGAGCGATCATGGGTTACGAAGACACCGTAAGAGCAGCGCGCAAGCATCATGTCGATTCTTCGCCAGTGTTTGTAGAAAGTGTGAAGGGGAAAATATTTATGACTGATTATACGGAGACGATTAGGATTTATAACACAAATGGAAAGAGGTTACCAAGTGTGCACGCAGAGAGTCAACATTCAATGTTATCAGGAATGGCAATCAACTCTACAGAGAAGAGTTTGTTTGTATGCGACGCCCACGCTAAAGGACAAGCACGTGTTCAGATATTTAACATCGCTGATGACATAACTCCGGTAGTCTATTTGGGTCACGGATTATTTCAAGCTCCGCATGGCATTACAGTCACAGATGACAATCGCACATTAGTCACGGATGTTGagagaaaagaagtttttataatTCAAGATGACGGTTATAACGCTCTTTGCTTTGGGGGACCTGGTCGTCGTCCGGGTCAATTTTCTTTCCCCCATGACGTTATATATGATGCCCAACACCGGCGTGTTGTTGTGTCCGACACACATAATCACCGATTGCAGGTTTTTAACGATCAAGGCCAGTTCTTAGAGGTTATCGAGTTTGATGCGGATGGAAGCCGGTTATTTAACTACCCAACTGGTATGAAACTCGATCCGGTCGGCAATTTATTAGTGTGTGAGAATGGCAGCGATTCATTGAAAATTCTTGACAAAGACTATCGTCCATTCCGGACGTTATCAATGAGCAGTATGGGACTGAAGAATCCAACCTCGGTAGCGGTGTTGCCATATGAAAGACTGTGTGTTTCCAGCCGGGAACAATCATGCAtcgtcattttttaa
- the LOC130629191 gene encoding uncharacterized protein LOC130629191 — MTPKMENSIDAIKDEAPKRKKSTITTFMRKVSSISIRSSHERSGIPLSTNCKFKIVIRTTKPELTVGFVLVDMPGFAMCAGKTDEMYAEKISSDPKFWERCSFHPSVNLWYDSFCAFECAREAGRYITFRNGLFKCRKYDGTPEFKQEASFVFNTNKLLKKQQRQRAHSSIVPPNKEELISTTTAIRKLSLDTFQNDHENEQQRFRSNQLSLRMNRPNEKALYSVNYDSCAGCLNLKLYRKDTLSATVDTIFQTTHSIVDLDIPSHCNIEGTPEAYKCSCQRSG, encoded by the exons ATGACCCCAAAGATGGAAAATTCTATCGACGCCATTAAAGATGAGGCACCGAAACGTAAAAAATCAACTATCACAACTTTCATGAGGAAAGTGTCGAGCATCTCAATCCGCAGTAGTCATGAAAGAAGTGGAATTCCTCTTTCAACGAACTGCAAATTTAAAATCGTCATACGAACAACCAAACCTGAGTTGACTGTTGGGTTTGTTTTGGTGGATATGCCAGGATTCGCAATGTGTGCTGGGAAGACTGATGAAATGTATGCAGAGAAAATATCCAGTGATCCGAAGTTTT GGGAAAGATGTTCATTCCATCCATCGGTTAATTTGTGGTACGATTCGTTCTGTGCGTTCGAGTGCGCTCGCGAAGCAGGTCGATATATAACGTTtcgtaacggtttatttaaatgCAGAAAATACGATGGAACGCCAGAGTTCAAACAAGAAGCAAGTTTTGTGTTCAACACCAATAAATTGC ttaaaaagcAACAAAGACAAAGAGCACATTCGAGTATCGTTCCACCCAACAAAGAAGAACTCATTTCAACCACAACGGCAATACGAAAGCTATCTTTAGATACGTTTCAAAATGATCATGAAAATGAACAACAGCGTTTCCGTAGCAACCAGTTGTCGCTAAGAATGAACCGCCCTAACGAAAAAGCTTTGTACAGTGTCAATTACGATTCGTGCGCCGGTTGTTTGAATTTAAAATTGTATCGCAAAGATACGCTCTCCGCCACTGTTGATACCATTTTTCAAACAACGCACTCCATCGTAGATTTAGATATTCCTTCTCATTGTAACATCGAGGGAACGCCAGAAGCCTATAAATGCAGTTGTCAACGCAGCGGATGA
- the LOC130628933 gene encoding 6-phosphofructo-2-kinase/fructose-2,6-bisphosphatase 3-like, with product MSSISVREFLQSTSHEDETDPLFTISNRFSSENIRKDSQWLLRRHDTIFDHEYRYRSDHCVYPGVRPHFVNIHNVIVMVGLPARGKTYIARKLCRYLNWGGICAKVVSVGQYRREAVGPDITHEFFKKNNVEAEKIRLQSYEKALQDGAAWLKKEDRNKILILDATNTTKKRRKYVYDFCEENQFQTFFIESICDDPEIIKGFIEELKIYSPDYVHIDQEKAAEDFKLRLQHYEETYQEISDKCELERTFSYIKIINGGRQYLVNNINGYLQSHVVYYLMNIHAQSRSLYVTVHGECEYNVMKELGGHSGLTETGKKFAKALQQYVAEENLTDLRVWTSSLTGNRETASYIPQPSEVWRALDYLDYGECHGAKFSELAERFPGIFTNSKGPLDLHWRYPSGESYQDLLSRLEPVIMELERQHNVLVISHRTTVRCLMAYFLDHNPDEVAHIRVPLHTVFKLTPVAYGCRVEKVTLNDKGTLS from the exons ATGTCCAGTATCAGTGTTCGGGAGTTTCTTCAATCAACATCACATGAAGATGAGACAGATCCTTTATTTACAATATCGAACAGATTTAGCAGTGAAAATATAAGAAAAGATAGTCAGTGGTTGCTAAGACGCCATGACACCATATTTGATCATGAATACCGGTATAGGTCAG ACCATTGTGTATACCCTGGTGTTCGACCACACTTTGTTAACATTCACAACGTTATTGTTATGGTTGGGTTGCCAGCTCGTGGAAAAACATATATAGCTAGAAAATTATGCCGTTATCTTAACTGGGGTGGAATATGTGCAAAAG ttgtCAGTGTTGGTCAATACAGAAGAGAAGCAGTGGGTCCTGATATTACgcatgaattttttaaaaagaacaatGTAGAAGCTGAAAAAATTAGACT ACAGTCTTACGAAAAGGCATTACAAGATGGTGCTGCTTGGTTGAAAAAAGAAGACCGCAATAAGATATTG ATTCTAGATGCTACTAATACTACCAAAAAACGTAGAAAGTATGTTTATGATTTCTGTGAAGAAAATCAATTTCAA ACCTTCTTCATTGAGTCAATTTGTGATGATCCAGAAATCATTAAAGGCTTCATTGAG GAACTCAAAATTTATAGTCCTGATTATGTTCACATTGATCAAGAAAAAGCTGCAGAAGATTTTAAACTCCGTTTGCAACATTATGAGGAAACATATCAAGAGATTTCAGATAAATGTGAACTAGAAAG AACATTCTCTTACATAAAGATAATCAATGGTGGAAGACAGTACTTGGTGAACAATATCAATG GATACCTTCAAAGTCACGTGGTTTATTACTTGATGAACATCCATGCACAATCTCGATCATTGTATGTTACTGTG CATGGTGAGTGTGAATATAATGTCATGAAAGAGTTGGGTGGCCACTCTGGTCTTACGGAAACTGGAAAAAAG ttTGCAAAAGCGTTACAGCAGTATGTAGCTGAAGAGAATCTAACAGACCTGAGG GTCTGGACGAGCTCCCTTACTGGAAATCGAGAAACAGCGTCATATATACCTCAACCTAGCGAAGTGTGGAGAGCTTTAGATTACTTAGATTAT GGTGAATGCCACGGGGCGAAATTCTCAGAATTAGCCGAACGATTTCCAGGTATTTTTACGAATTCGAAAGGACCGTTAGATTTACACTGGCGCTATCCTTCCGGAGAG TCTTACCAAGATCTTCTTTCAAGATTAGAACCAGTGATTATG gaACTTGAACGACAACACAACGTTCTTGTCATCTCACATCGA ACGACTGTGCGCTGTTTGATGGCATACTTTTTGGATCATAACCCAG ACGAAGTAGCTCACATTAGAGTTCCACTGCATACGGTGTTCAAACTAACACCCGTCGCTTACG gatGCCGAGTGGAAAAAGTTACGTTGAACGACAAGGGGACATTGTCTTAA